The proteins below are encoded in one region of Pomacea canaliculata isolate SZHN2017 linkage group LG7, ASM307304v1, whole genome shotgun sequence:
- the LOC112567890 gene encoding uncharacterized protein LOC112567890 encodes MMAATITVFLFCVFLLQQNRANSSTCESQYYDETKQVAEDHFANISYSLNIIDGPQYLPKLKAAYNVCQGDKISLQCMFVWNKESSKVTAMHWVSKNETICFTKHGDLSKAAFKFEMHITLLIKRSFKLIELSIADGDGLYKPLRIFHLDVLYPPKVKLFTVDGSEVGDVYLINEDQKVTVVCSFDKGNPPTSFRLLDRRGKDLESIEDADHFSHSFAVKCEDDWPKVRCEGVGSKYNRSVSFLFRCKGIIFLYN; translated from the exons ATGATGGCTGCAACTATTactgtcttccttttttgtgtgtttctccTGCAACAGAATAGAGCAAACTCCAGCACTT GTGAGTCACAGTACTATGATGAAACCAAACAAGTAGCAGAAGATCATTTTGCAAATATCAGCTATTCTCTGAATATTATTGACGGTCCACAGTACTTACCCAAGCTGAAAGCAGCATATAATGTGTGCCAAGGAGACAAAATCTCACTTCAGTGCATGTTTGTCTGGAATAAAGAGTCCAGCAAAGTCACCGCAATGCACTGGGTGTCGAAAAATGAGACAATATGTTTCACAAAGCATGGCGACCTCAGCAAAGCAGCTTTCAAGTTTGAGATGCACATTACTTTGCTAATCAAACGATCGTTCAAGCTGATTGAGCTCTCCATTGCGGATGGCGATGGGTTATACAAACCATTACGAATTTTTCACCTTGATGTTCTCT ATCCCCCCAAAGTAAAACTTTTCACAGTGGACGGCAGTGAAGTGGGTGATGTATATCTCATTAATGAAGATCAGAAGGTCACTGTTGTCTGCTCCTTCGACAAGGGAAATCCTCCTACCAGCTTCCGTTTGTTGGACAGAAGAGGGAAGGATCTAGAAAGTATTGAAGATGCAGACCACTTTAGCCACTCATTTGCTGTTAAATGTGAAGATGATTGGCCAAAGGTTCGGTGTGAAGGAGTGGGTTCGAAATACAACAGATCTGTATCATTTCTTTTTAGATGTAAGGgcataatatttctttataattag